A genomic region of Gossypium hirsutum isolate 1008001.06 chromosome D01, Gossypium_hirsutum_v2.1, whole genome shotgun sequence contains the following coding sequences:
- the LOC107905310 gene encoding uncharacterized protein, whose translation MGFKKVYKCLMDIFPQKCNKHAVQVYFLTPTAHVDSRILKAVAIVNSKDVDAAAEIVLFEILPYLSKRIVAGSSSSWNRSPPMQANEGLTGIILWKERIVLAIRSLQNMLVHVLLSPGQRG comes from the exons ATGGGGTTTAAAAAGGTTTATAAATGCTTGATGGATATTTTCCCGCAG aaatgtaacaAACATGCAGTGCAAGTATATTTTCTTACACCTACTGCACATGTTGATTCACGAATTCTAAAAGCTGTTGCTATCGTGAACTCTAAGGATGTGGACGCAGCTGCGGAGATTGTTCTGTTTGAGATTCTGCCTTACCTATCTAAACGAATCGTGGCTGGTAGTTCTTCCTCATGGAATCGGAGCCCTCCTATGCAAGCAAATGAAG GTCTCACAGGGATCATTCTTTGGAAAGAGAGAATCGTTCTAGCCATACGAAGTCTCCAGAACATGCTAGTTCACGTTCTCCTTTCCCCAGGACAAAGAGGTTGA
- the LOC107905309 gene encoding uncharacterized protein: protein MGFIDIVFQWSLEDIFNDNLYKDQVEIIPVSFQSVEQYFGSYLLPLLDETRAALRSSMEVIARAPYAEVTYLNESKSRGTLLLDVNVDYWRNRFSDREKKPYKTLPGDVFVIANVKPETASDLQRVGRTWIFALVTNIQEDDDKDNSSSTSFKVKVLEDFVSKDEAQKSLFVVHLTNLTTNTRIWSALHMERNLKIIKEVLHADSMVAESCSLCSSDIGGNWNEIFLKNLLSKLNESQKKSLVACLNKMLCNHKSHVELIWGPPGTGKTKTVSVLLFALLRMKYRTLACAPTNIAITEVVARVLKLVKEAKKACSVADDQFCSLGDILLFGSKERLKVDSEIEEVFLDYRVKRLTECFGPLGWWHCFTSMITFLEDCVPQYHIFLENESTKKQEHASEDENQEKGCCSETDDKKGIHKSFLEYARERFATTALPLRRCVSILHTHIPKIYFQAHNFKDLETLSGLLNSLDTCLFFDGLASEEVEELLLRSKDDKFLPQNLCDPSRLLCSIRSQCLSVLRRLRDSLGQLKLPSARNKDSLVQFCFQTASLFFSTACNSYKLYKLEMKPLNVLVIDEAAQLKECESAIPMQLPGIVHSILIGDEWQLPATVQSNVSNEAGFGRSLFQRLTTLGHSKHLLNIQYRMHPSISFFPNACFYNKRILDAAGVKHKSYEKHYLPWPMFGPYSFINISGREEKDDAGSSHRNMVEVALVQRLVQTLFKAWNSSRERLSVGIISPYAAQVVAIQEKLGRKYEKTDGFAVKVKSVDGFQGGEEDIIIISTVRSNSSGALGFVSNAQRTNVALTRARHCLWILGDGRTLAKHESVWQGLVHDAKMRHCFFNADEEKGLAKAIFDARKEFDQLDDLLNPDSVLFKNARWKVLFSDNFRKSFGKVKSAQTQKSVLNLLLKLSCGWRPKKRNVDLICESSSMVLKQFKFEGLYIVCSIDVVKEQRYTQVLKAWDLLPLEDIMRLVKRLDGIFKMYTDDFIRHCNEKYLEGDLEVPKTWTTSFGIVKFKTLSQDEIKNSSRGSSASDDRCYLENSKVSESLLLMKFYSLSSGVVSHLLFDHDGREPELPFEVTDHERDIILFPKSTFILGRSGTGKTTVLTMKLFKQEQLHLLATEGLDAVNTNRVSDVCLANRNMGGVGGTEATPLRQLFVTVSPKLCYAVKNHVLQLKRFVSGGNFSLEGAFQDVDDTDGAAQFKDIPDSFVDILPKAYPLVITLQKFLIMLDGTMGNSFFEKFYDARELSNMEVVTAPTLVRNCIRSKEITYEKFCSIYWPHFNANLTNKLDSSRVFTEIMSHIKGGLRSGNSYDGRLNAEDYVKLSEGRASALSSHERQMIYDIFQDYEKMKGENGEFDMADVVVDLHDRLQNERYEGDIMDFVYIDEVQDLTMRQIALFKHVCKNVSEGFVFCGDTAQTIARGIDFRFEDIRSLFYNEFVLESKCETNHGKKEKGQISKNFHLSQNFRTHDGVLRLAQSIIDLLYHFFPSFVDILCPETSLIFGEAPIWLESDNEDNVVAKIFTNSGNAGAHMVGFGAEQVILVRDDPAKNEILKYVGKQALVLTIVECKGLEFQDVLLYNFFGSSPLKNQWRVVYEFMKEQGLLDASCPSPSFKQAKHNIMCSELKQLYVAITRTRQRLWICENVKEFSEPVFNYWKRKCLVQVRKLDDSLAQAMQVASSSEEWKSRGYKLLHQDNYEMATICFERANDTYGEKLAKALGLRANADRLHGSNPEMASIARRQAADIFDSIGKAERAAECFYMLKEYERAGHIYLEKCGESALERAAECFVLAGCYITAAEVYAKGNYISKCLSVCTKGKLFDMGLQYIQYWKQHAKADEEMVQRSKDLEELKQTFLENCARHYHEINDKRAMINYVRAFDSMNSRRHFLQSLECLDELLSLEEESGNFLEAANIAKLRGDLLLAADLLGKGAQYEEAVHLILWFVFANSLWLAGSTGWPLKQFKEKENLLSKAKSFAKNLSRWFYGLVCSEADILLNKPSNLFLMKQYLSASQMHKSTRGEMLVARIILDHHLHLNISNYEWIDELVFDLASYSEEQIYNNRVSSETLVYFWNFWKDKILKIFEYLEHAENQYGTNDSRRYGDFCLNYFGVWRQFNNLNPIYLLNSDAEWLRKLENKHVCRNQKQVSISIHQFVSAARSYWCSELFSVGLQVLKMLELLYNFSHRNSLSSFNQSRSLTHIYEVASFLLNSKFLNSQHAEKDLMKFVNLSTKHFFGYIFPLDWRESLRENMISLRETEISRKLLEEVILESTGSKCNSLSYGKIGKVALIILGSGELTTEFFVKIFECLHWNRPWKNFIVNLKEDRGSPTFSTTDNISEFIGENRSSGTTTESAACHIKQTGSIEPVILKFHEALQDTYKVNWRKISDYMSPVCFLYLVERHLMLLSFVNGYFFSTKTTFVEWVVYLDGRPSLTSSFVAVDKHSLEDIVKFVIDMVRQFLFCKRETIDWIKKSGIAVKEYHSLLVLRLVLITCFVHLNFGKGLDLLFDLLRQKNITELLPWEIYDALRRRQRNNRLNTDVNLLADAFKKIGNPLVIVSMHGNCPKFGCKDAIFVDMKFNPCKEELLRILFPKTGCSQYQTAGFSCEELLPANYNEGTSSEVVPFSSSVSLSDQDLNTQNQNVGDLQFNHDCFWEIIEALTAVDGIKDLRTFISYASTLKVFLGKLVSIIDAGTKEYLLKKPAGGEDDDFSRDAMSVLNLMNQLHSELESSKLKLECSVPIIGALCEELRSGWSIMMPLLQQQGYLVKDDNHASEESGDHCDVEESVSKAEECSKGKKPASATTFNSKPQGNSKSNKNKKSRGRNRK from the exons ATGGGTTTCATTGATATTGTGTTTCAATGGTCTCTTGAAGACATATTCAACGATAATCTTTATAAGGATCAG GTGGAAATAATTCCAGTTTCATTTCAGTCGGTGGAACAATATTTTGGGTCATATCTTTTGCCTTTGTTGGACGAGACACGCGCAGCATTGCGCTCATCTATGGAAGTTATAGCTAGAGCACCATACGCCGAAGTGACATATCTTAATGAGTCAAAGTCACGTGGAACATTGCTGCTTGATGTGAATGTTGATTACTGGAGAAACAGGTTCAGTGATCGTGAGAAGAAACCATACAAAACATTGCCTGGAGATGTTTTTGTCATAGCAAATGTGAAACCTGAAACTGCTTCTGATTTACAAAGGGTAGGAAGAACCTGGATTTTTGCCCTAGTCACAAATATTCAAGAGGATGATGATAAGGATAATAGCTCATCTACTTCCTTCAAAGTGAAAGTACTGGAAGACTTTGTTTCTAAAGATGAAGCGCAGAAATCACTATTTGTAGTTCATTTGACAAATCTAACCACAAACACACGAATATGGAGTGCATTGCACATGGAAAGAAACTTAAAGATTATCAAAGAGGTTTTGCACGCCGATTCCATG GTAGCAGAAAGCTGCAGTCTCTGTTCCTCAGATATTGGTGGAAACTGGAATGAGATTTTTCTGAAAAACCTGCTATCTAAACTGAATGAATCTCAAAAGAAGTCGCTTGTTGCTTGTCTCAACAAAATGTTGTGCAATCACAAGTCTCATGTGGAACTTATTTGGGGTCCACCAGGAACTGGGAAAACTAAAACTGTTAGTGTGCTGCTGTTTGCTCTGTTGAGGATGAAGTACAGAACACTCGCTTGCGCCCCGACAAATATTGCAATTACAGAAGTAGTTGCACGTGTCTTAAAGCTGGTAAAAGAAGCTAAGAAAGCATGCTCTGTAGCTGATGATCAGTTTTGTTCGTTGGGAGACATCCTCTTATTTGGCAGTAAAGAGAGACTTAAAGTTGATTCTGAGATTGAAGAAGTATTTCTGGATTATCGTGTAAAAAGGCTTACAGAGTGCTTTGGGCCACTAGGTTGGTGGCACTGCTTTACTTCAATGATTACTTTTCTTGAAGATTGTGTTCCTCAGTACCATATTTTCTTAGAAAATGAATCAACCAAAAAGCAGGAACATGCTAGTGAAGATGAAAACCAGGAGAAAGGATGTTGCAGTGAAACTGATGATAAGAAGGGGATACACAAATCATTTCTTGAATATGCAAGAGAAAGATTTGCCACTACTGCATTACCACTGAGAAGATGTGTGTCAATTTTGCACACTCATATACCCAAAATCTACTTTCAGGCACATAATTTCAAAGACCTTGAAACTCTTTCAGGCCTGCTCAATTCATTAGATACATGCCTGTTTTTTGATGGTTTAGCTTCTGAAGAAGTGGAGGAGCTCCTTTTACGTTCAAAAGATGATAAATTTCTTCCCCAAAATCTTTGTGATCCATCTCGCTTGTTGTGCTCAATAAGAAGCCAGTGTCTTTCTGTTTTGAGAAGGCTCCGTGATTCTCTTGGTCAACTTAAACTGCCAAGTGCAAGGAACAAAGATTCCTTAGTACAGTTCTGCTTTCAAACAGCTTCTTTATTCTTTTCCACTGCATGCAATTCATATAAACTATATAAACTGGAAATGAAACCACTGAATGTGTTGGTAATAGATGAAGCAGCGCAGTTGAAAGAATGTGAATCAGCCATACCCATGCAACTGCCGGGTATTGTACATTCAATTCTTATTGGTGACGAATGGCAATTGCCTGCCACAGTTCAAAGCAAT GTTTCTAATGAAGCTGGCTTTGGAAGAAGTTTATTCCAAAGGTTGACTACTTTGGGTCATTCAAAGCACCTACTGAATATTCAGTACAGAATGCATCCATCAATCAGTTTCTTTCCAAATGCGTGTTTCTATAATAAAAGGATCTTGGATGCAGCTGGTGTTAAGCATAAGAGTTACGAGAAACATTATCTTCCGTGGCCTATGTTTGGCCCCTATTCCTTTATAAATATCTCTGGaagagaagaaaaggatgatGCTGGGAGTAGCCACAGAAATATGGTTGAGGTAGCCCTTGTGCAGAGATTGGTGCAAACTCTGTTCAAAG CATGGAATAGCTCAAGAGAGAGGCTCAGCGTTGGCATAATTTCTCCCTATGCTGCTCAAGTTGTCGCAATTCAGGAGAAACTTGGTAGGAAATATGAGAAAACTGATGGCTTTGCAGTGAAGGTGAAGTCAGTTGATGGGTTCCAGGGTGGTGAAGAAGATATTATAATAATATCAACTGTGAGATCCAATAGTTCAGGAGCACTTGGTTTTGTATCCAATGCTCAAAGAACTAATGTTGCTCTTACGAGGGCTAG GCACTGCCTCTGGATTTTGGGGGATGGAAGAACACTGGCCAAACATGAATCTGTTTGGCAGGGTTTAGTTCATGATGCAAAGATGCGTCATTGTTTCTTTAATGCTGATGAAGAAAAGGGATTGGCTAAAGCTATATTTGATGCCAGGAAAGAGTTTGATCAGCTTGATGACTTGCTTAATCCCGATAGTGTTCTATTCAAGAATGCCAGGTGGAAG GTTCTTTTCAGTGATAACTTCAGAAAGTCATTTGGGAAGGTGAAATCTGCCCAGACTCAGAAATCAGTTTTAAACCTTCTGTTAAAACTTTCCTGCGGCTGGCGGCCTAAGAAGAGAAATGTGGATTTAATTTGTGAAAGCTCTTCTATGGTCTTGAAACAATTTAAGTTTGAAGGTCTTTATATTGTCTGCTCAATTGATGTAGTGAAGGAACAGAGGTACACTCAAGTATTGAAGGCTTGGGATCTTTTGCCATTAGAGGATATTATGAGGCTGGTTAAGCGCCTTGATGGCATCTTCAAAATGTATACAGATGATTTTATCCGTCATTGCAATGAGAAATATCTGGAGGG ggaTTTGGAAGTTCCGAAAACTTGGACAACCTCATTTGGTATTGTCAAGTTTAAAACTTTAAGCCAAGATGAAATAAAAAACAGTTCACGTGGTAGTAGTGCTTCAGATGATAGATGTTACTTAGAGAACTCAAAAGTCAGTGAGAGCTTACTGCTGATGAAGTTCTACTCTTTATCATCGGGTGTTGTGAGCCACCTTCTCTTTGATCATGATGGAAGAGAACCAGAACTTCCATTCGAGGTGACAGACCATGAACGTGATATAATTTTATTCCCAAAAAGCACTTTTATATTAGGCAGGTCAGGCACCGGGAAGACTACTGTGCTGACTATGAAGTTGTTTAAGCAAGAGCAACTGCACCTGTTAGCAACTGAAGGTTTGGATGCAGTTAACACAAATAGGGTTAGTGATGTCTGTCTGGCAAACAGAAATATGGGTGGTGTTGGAGGCACTGAAGCAACTCCATTGCGCCAGCTTTTTGTCACAGTCAGTCCTAAACTTTGTTATGCGGTGAAAAATCATGTTCTTCAATTGAAAAG GTTTGTCAGCGGTGGAAACTTTTCTCTAGAGGGTGCTTTTCAAGATGTTGATGATACTGATGGTGCAGCACAGTTCAAGGATATTCCAGATTCATTTGTGGATATTCTTCCCAAGGCATACCCACTTGTCATAACTTTGCAAAAGTTTCTGATTATGCTTGATGGAACAATGGGCAACTCATTCTTTGAGAAATTCTATGATGCCAGGGAGCTATCAAATATGGAAGTTGTAACTGCTCCAACCTTGGTACGAAATTGTATAAGATCAAAGGAGATAACCTATGAGAAGTTTTGTTCAATTTATTGGCCTCATTTTAATGCTAACCTGACAAATAAGCTTGACTCATCCAGAGTCTTCACAGAGATAATGTCTCATATAAAAGGAGGCTTGAGATCAGGGAATTCCTATGATGGTAGACTCAATGCGGAGGATTATGTAAAACTATCTGAGGGTCGGGCGTCTGCCTTAAGTTCACATGAGAGGCAAATGATATATGATATTTTTCAAGATTACGAAAAAATGAAAGGAGAAAATGGTGAGTTTGATATGGCTGATGTTGTGGTTGATCTCCATGATAGACTTCAAAATGAAAGGTATGAGGGTGACATCATGGATTTTGTTTATATCGATGAGGTGCAAGATCTTACAATGAGGCAGATTGCTCTTTTCAAACATGTTTGCAAAAATGTAAGTGAAGGctttgttttctgtggggataCAGCACAAACTATTGCCAGGGGTATTGATTTTAGGTTTGAAGATATACGATCCCTTTTCTACAATGAGTTTGTTTTGGAATCAAAATGTGAAACAAATCATGGGAAAAAGGAGAAGGgtcaaatatctaaaaatttcCACTTAAGCCAGAATTTTCGTACTCATGATGGCGTCCTGAGGTTAGCGCAGAGTATCATTGATCTTCTTTACCATTTCTTTCCTTCATTTGTTGATATTTTATGCCCTGAAACTAGTCTTATATTTGGGGAAGCCCCAATTTGGCTTGAATCTGACAACGAAGACAATGTAGTTGCCAAAATATTCACAAACAGTGGTAATGCCGGGGCACATATGGTTGGATTTGGAGCAGAGCAGGTCATATTAGTACGTGATGATCCTGccaagaatgaaattttaaagtatGTTGGCAAGCAAGCTCTTGTTCTGACCATAGTGGAATGCAAAGGATTAGAGTTTCAG GATGTATTATTGTACAACTTTTTCGGTTCATCACCTTTAAAGAATCAGTGGAGAGTTGTATATGAATTCATGAAGGAGCAAGGCTTACTTGATGCCAGTTGTCCGTCCCCAAGTTTCAAACAGGCAAAACACAACATTATGTGCTCTGAATTGAAGCAGTTATATGTTGCCATCACCCGCACAAGGCAAAGGCTGTGgatttgtgaaaatgtaaaagaGTTTTCCGAGCCGGTGTTCAATTACTGGAAAAGGAAGTGCCTTGTTCAAGTTAGGAAGCTGGATGATTCTCTTGCACAAGCAATGCAAGTAGCAAGTAGTTCAGAAGAGTGGAAGTCACGTGGTTATAAG CTGTTGCATCAGGATAACTATGAGATGGCAACAATATGCTTCGAAAGAGCAAATGATACATATGGGGAAAAACTAGCTAAGGCCCTTGGACTTAGGGCAAATGCTGACCGATTGCATGGATCAAATCCCGAAATGGCTTCTATTGCCAGGAGGCAGGCTGCTGATATTTTTGATTCCATTGGCAAGGCTGAGCGTGCTGCAGAGTGCTTTTACATGTTAAAGGAGTATGAAAGAGCGG GTCATATTTATTTGGAAAAATGTGGGGAATCTGCTCTGGAGAGAGCAGCAGAATGTTTTGTTCTTGCTGGATGTTACATTACTGCAGCAGAGGTGTATGCAAAAGGCAACTATATCTCAAAATGCCTGTCTGTTTGTACGAAAGGAAAACTCTTTGATATGGGATTGCAATACATTCAATACTGGAAACAACATGCAAAAGCAGATGAAGAAATGGTCCAAAGAAGTAAGGATTTGGAGGAGCTTAAGCAAACGTTCCTGGAGAACTGTGCCCGTCATTATCATGAGATTAATGATAAGAGAGCAATGATCAATTATGTCCGAGCGTTTGATTCCATGAATTCAAGACGACATTTCTTGCAGTCCTTAGAATGCCTCGATGAGCTCCTATCATTGGAAGAAGAATCAGGGAACTTCTTGGAGGCAGCAAATATTGCTAAGTTGAGAGGTGACCTTCTGCTTGCTGCTGATCTGCTTGGGAAGGGTGCACAATATGAGGAGGCTGTGCATCTTATTCTCTGGTTTGTGTTCGCTAACTCTCTTTGGTTAGCTGGGAGCACAGGGTGGCCGTTAAAGCAGTTTAAAGAGAAAGAAAACCTTCTATCAAAAGCTAAGTCATTTGCGAAGAATTTGTCACGCTGGTTTTATGGGCTTGTTTGTTCAGAGGCTGACATTTTATTGAACAAGCCAAGCAACTTGTTCTTGATGAAACAATATTTAAGTGCTTCTCAGATGCACAAGAGTACCCGAGGTGAAATGTTAGTTGCTCGAATAATTCTAGATCATCACCTTCATTTAAATATATCGAATTATGAATGGATAGATGAATTGGTCTTTGATCTAGCAAGCTATTCAGAAGAGCAAATTTATAATAACAGGGTTTCCAGCGAGACACTGGTCTACTTTTGGAATTTCTGGAAGGATAAAATTTTGAAGATATTCGAGTATCTTGAGCATGCTGAAAACCAATATGGAACTAATGATTCTAGAAGATATGGAGATTTCTGCTTGAATTATTTTGGTGTATGGAGACAATTTAACAATCTGAATCCTATCTATCTTCTGAATTCTGACGCTGAATGGCTGAGAAAACTGGAGAACAAACATGTTTGCAGAAACCAGAAGCAGGTTTCTATTTCAATCCATCAATTTGTCTCAGCTGCAAGGAGTTATTGGTGTTCAGAATTGTTCTCTGTTGGCCTGCAAGTCTTGAAAATGCTTGAGCTACTCTATAATTTCTCACACCGGAATTCTTTGTCATCTTTTAATCAAAGCAGGTCTCTTACTCATATCTATGAGGTTGCAAGTTTTCTGTTGAATTCCAAGTTTCTGAACAGCCAGCATGCAGAAAAGGATTTGATGAAGTTCGTCAACCTGTCAACAAAGCACTTCTTTGGCTATATATTTCCTCTTGATTGGCGAGAATCATTGAGAGAAAACATGATTTCTCTTAGAGAAACTGAAATCTCAAGGAAGTTACTTGAAGAAGTTATATTGGAAAGTACTGGATCAAAATGTAATAGCTTGTCATATGGGAAAATTGGAAAGGTGGCGTTGATAATTCTTGGATCTGGTGAGCTTACTACTGAATTTTTTGTGAAGATTTTTGAATGTTTACACTGGAATAGACCATGGAAGAACTTCATTGTGAATCTGAAAGAGGATAGAGGTTCTCCTACATTTTCTACGACTGACAATATCAGTGAATTTATTGGGGAGAATAGAAGCTCAGGAACTACAACTGAATCTGCTGCTTGTCATATCAAACAAACTGGGAGTATTGAGCCAGTTATTTTGAAGTTCCACGAAGCTTTACAAGATACGTATAAAGTAAACTGGAGGAAAATATCTGATTATATGTCACCTGTTTGTTTCTTGTATCTTGTTGAGCGCCATCTAATGTTGTTATCCTTCGTCAACGGATACTTCTTCTCTACAAAGACGACATTTGTGGAATGGGTTGTATACCTGGATGGGAGACCCAGCTTAACTTCCAGTTTTGTGGCTGTTGATAAACATTCCTTGGAAGACATTGTTAAATTTGTAATTGACATGGTTCGGCAGTTCCTGTTTTGTAAGAGAGAGACCATAGATTGGATCAAGAAGTCTGGTATAGCTGTGAAGGAGTACCATTCACTGCTGGTTTTGCGATTGGTTCTCATTACATGTTTTGTTCATTTGAACTTTGGCAAGGGCCTTGATTTACTTTTTGACttgctgcgccaaaagaatattacaGAACTACTCCCCTGGGAGATTTATGATGCTCTTCGGAGAAGGCAGAGAAATAATCGTCTGAATACTGATGTGAATCTGCTTGCTGATGCATTTAAGAAAATTGGAAACCCTCTGGTAATAGTGAGCATGCATGGAAACTGTCCTAAATTTGGATGCAAAGATGCTATATTTGTAGATATGAAGTTCAACCCATGCAAGGAGGAATTATTGAGAATTTTGTTCCCTAAAACTGGATGTTCTCAATATCAAACTGCTGGTTTCTCTTGTGAAGAACTTCTTCCAGCCAATTACAATGAAGGGAC